The Streptomyces achromogenes genome window below encodes:
- a CDS encoding AfsA-related hotdog domain-containing protein, translating to MTSEEKKTCLPGAANLEFMRTVDRSLLHRWALSEVFLTDARKTGEEEYLAAAQLPPLHAYYTEHTSRLGTPDPMLLLECCRQAETYGGHEYAGVSRSSKFLLRSWSMELPGLLTLPRQERPGELRISVRTSNRRGTPGDVRRLSFGVDMKLAQRCLGFVRMDVGYIPSEVYDTVRLQGRGRPLVPFQDLPRQTAYVAPHLVGRSDPANVVLSSVTVGSDNASASVRVPLDNRSMFDHGQDHVPGMVLMEAARQLCMLGVSDLWGASVSRSTVAGFEFSFTRYAELDVPTTVHIRKTEPYAHEDNLSLMLPDLRTFHIDFEQDGDVIASGRMHTTTASTGVPLLDGEECI from the coding sequence ATGACCTCTGAAGAAAAGAAGACCTGCCTGCCGGGTGCCGCCAACCTCGAATTCATGCGCACCGTGGACCGTTCTCTTCTGCACCGCTGGGCGCTTTCCGAGGTGTTCCTCACCGACGCCCGCAAAACCGGCGAGGAGGAATACCTCGCGGCCGCCCAACTGCCGCCGCTGCACGCCTACTACACCGAGCACACCTCGCGGCTCGGCACCCCGGACCCGATGCTGCTGCTGGAGTGCTGCCGGCAGGCCGAGACCTACGGCGGCCACGAGTACGCCGGGGTCTCGCGCAGCAGCAAGTTCCTGCTGCGGTCCTGGTCGATGGAGCTGCCGGGGCTGCTGACCCTCCCGCGGCAGGAGCGACCGGGCGAGCTGCGCATCTCGGTGCGCACGAGCAACCGCCGCGGCACCCCGGGCGACGTGCGCCGGCTGTCCTTCGGCGTCGACATGAAGCTGGCGCAGCGCTGCCTCGGCTTCGTGCGCATGGACGTCGGCTACATCCCCTCCGAGGTCTACGACACGGTCCGGCTGCAGGGCCGCGGCCGGCCGCTGGTGCCGTTCCAGGACCTGCCCCGGCAGACCGCGTACGTCGCCCCGCACCTGGTGGGCCGCAGCGACCCGGCGAACGTCGTCCTCAGCTCCGTCACCGTGGGCAGTGACAACGCCTCCGCGTCCGTGCGGGTCCCGCTGGACAACCGCAGCATGTTCGACCACGGCCAGGACCACGTGCCCGGCATGGTGCTCATGGAGGCCGCCCGCCAGCTGTGCATGCTCGGCGTGTCCGACCTGTGGGGCGCCTCGGTCAGCCGCAGCACGGTCGCCGGCTTCGAGTTCTCCTTCACCCGGTACGCCGAACTGGACGTGCCGACGACGGTGCACATCCGCAAGACCGAGCCGTACGCGCACGAGGACAACCTCAGCCTGATGCTGCCGGACCTGCGGACCTTCCACATCGACTTCGAGCAGGACGGCGACGTCATCGCCTCCGGGCGGATGCACACCACCACCGCCTCCACGGGCGTCCCGCTGCTCGACGGCGAGGAGTGCATATGA
- a CDS encoding acyl-CoA carboxylase subunit epsilon, with amino-acid sequence MSADPGVPSPSDAPREAVFRVVRGNPDPAELAALACVLTVLRARAESGAGEAAEPAAARANWDRAGHGYRGPLAWVG; translated from the coding sequence GTGAGCGCCGATCCCGGCGTGCCGTCGCCGTCCGACGCGCCGCGCGAGGCCGTGTTCCGCGTCGTCCGCGGCAACCCCGACCCCGCCGAACTGGCCGCGCTGGCCTGCGTGCTGACCGTGCTGCGGGCGCGCGCCGAGAGCGGCGCCGGTGAAGCGGCCGAGCCCGCGGCCGCCCGCGCGAACTGGGACCGGGCCGGCCACGGCTACCGCGGTCCGCTCGCCTGGGTGGGCTGA
- a CDS encoding acyl-CoA carboxylase subunit beta, with protein MHVRVEELRRLRAEVHAGPGQRATEAQHARGKLTARERIGLLLDEGSFTELEPLRRHRATGFGLERRRPHTDGVVTGWGTVEGRQVFVYAHDFRIFGGALGESHAAKIHKLMDLAEASGAPLVSLCDGAGARIQEGVTALAGYGGIFSRNARASGVVPQISVILGPCAGGAAYSPALTDFTFMVRGVAQMFITGPDVVRAVTGEQVSMDELGGADVHASVSGVAAFAYDDEASCLEDVRYLLSYLPSNNRQSAPVLPCDDPADRRTDRLAGLVPADPSRGYDVREVIEEIVDHGEYFETHPTWAPNVVCALSRIDGHVVGIVANQPLASAGVLDIKASEKAARFVSLCDAFNIPLITMLDVPGFLPGVDQEHNGIIRHGAKLLYAYCNATVPRIQLILRKAYGGAYIVMDSRSVGADLSFAWPTNEVAVMGAEGAANVIFRRQIADADDPAAMRAGMVEEYRSELMHPYYAAERGLVDDVVEPGETRAVLARSLAMLRTKHRALPQRKHGITPL; from the coding sequence ATGCATGTGCGGGTGGAGGAGCTGCGGCGGCTGCGTGCGGAGGTGCACGCGGGTCCCGGACAGCGGGCCACCGAGGCACAGCACGCGAGAGGCAAGCTCACCGCCCGCGAGCGCATCGGGCTTCTGCTGGACGAGGGCTCGTTCACCGAGCTGGAGCCGCTGCGCCGGCATCGCGCGACCGGCTTCGGCCTGGAGCGCCGCAGGCCGCACACCGACGGTGTGGTCACCGGCTGGGGCACCGTCGAGGGCCGTCAGGTCTTCGTCTACGCGCACGACTTCCGCATCTTCGGCGGTGCGCTCGGCGAGTCCCACGCGGCGAAGATCCACAAGCTGATGGACCTCGCGGAGGCGTCCGGCGCCCCGCTGGTGAGCCTGTGCGACGGTGCGGGCGCCCGCATCCAGGAAGGGGTGACCGCGCTCGCCGGGTACGGCGGCATCTTCAGCCGCAACGCGCGCGCCTCCGGCGTCGTCCCGCAGATCAGCGTGATCCTCGGCCCGTGCGCGGGAGGCGCGGCCTACTCGCCGGCGCTCACCGACTTCACCTTCATGGTCCGCGGCGTGGCCCAGATGTTCATCACCGGACCGGACGTCGTGCGGGCGGTCACCGGCGAGCAGGTGAGCATGGACGAGCTGGGCGGCGCCGACGTGCACGCGTCGGTGTCGGGGGTGGCCGCGTTCGCGTACGACGACGAGGCGAGCTGCCTGGAGGACGTGCGCTACCTGCTGTCGTACCTGCCGTCCAACAACCGGCAGTCCGCGCCCGTGCTGCCCTGCGACGACCCGGCGGACCGGCGCACCGACCGGCTCGCGGGCCTGGTCCCCGCCGACCCCTCGCGCGGCTACGACGTGCGGGAGGTCATCGAGGAGATCGTCGACCACGGCGAGTACTTCGAGACGCACCCGACCTGGGCGCCCAACGTCGTGTGCGCCCTGTCCCGGATCGACGGCCACGTGGTGGGCATCGTCGCCAACCAGCCCCTCGCCAGCGCCGGGGTGCTGGACATCAAGGCGAGCGAGAAGGCCGCGCGGTTCGTCTCCCTGTGCGACGCCTTCAACATCCCGCTGATCACCATGCTGGACGTGCCCGGCTTCCTGCCCGGCGTGGACCAGGAGCACAACGGGATCATCCGGCACGGCGCGAAGCTGCTGTACGCGTACTGCAACGCCACCGTCCCCCGCATCCAGCTGATCCTGCGCAAGGCGTACGGCGGTGCCTACATAGTCATGGACTCCCGGTCGGTCGGCGCGGACCTGTCGTTCGCCTGGCCCACCAACGAGGTGGCGGTGATGGGCGCCGAGGGCGCCGCGAACGTCATCTTCCGCCGGCAGATCGCCGACGCCGACGACCCCGCGGCGATGCGGGCGGGGATGGTCGAGGAGTACCGGTCCGAGCTGATGCACCCGTACTACGCGGCCGAACGCGGTCTGGTCGACGACGTCGTCGAACCGGGCGAGACCCGCGCGGTGCTGGCGCGTTCCCTGGCCATGCTGCGGACCAAGCACCGGGCGCTGCCGCAGCGCAAGCACGGGATCACCCCGCTGTGA
- a CDS encoding ACP S-malonyltransferase: protein MVAHVHAFTAEPRYAVLFPGQGVQRPGMGEPWRATPSWELVETVSRASGFDVAELLLTADQETLSRTDHAQISVFTASLLAWSEFRRHDPSAHVAAVAGHSLGEYSALVAAGVLSPADGAWLVGERGRAMAAAARQRPGAMAAVMGGGPEQVTALVEEARRDGAELWVANHNSPRQTVVAGSRTAVAATAARAAGAGLRYAVLPVTAACHSPYMEPAGTALRSALDRTPFASGTIPVVANVDARAHRGGDHWRDLCARQLVGPVRWADTLHVLHEELDATAFLDIGPGATLAGLAKRTLPKVPSPRFEVPVPQAA, encoded by the coding sequence ATGGTCGCGCACGTTCACGCATTCACCGCCGAGCCGCGGTACGCCGTCCTTTTCCCGGGCCAGGGGGTGCAGCGCCCCGGCATGGGCGAGCCGTGGCGGGCCACGCCGTCCTGGGAACTCGTCGAAACCGTCTCCCGGGCCAGCGGGTTCGACGTCGCCGAGCTGCTGCTGACGGCGGACCAGGAAACGCTGTCGCGCACCGACCACGCCCAGATCTCGGTGTTCACCGCGTCTTTGCTGGCCTGGTCGGAGTTCCGCCGGCACGATCCGTCCGCGCACGTGGCGGCCGTCGCCGGGCACAGCCTCGGGGAGTACTCGGCCCTCGTGGCCGCCGGGGTGCTGTCGCCGGCCGACGGCGCCTGGCTGGTGGGCGAGCGCGGCCGGGCCATGGCGGCGGCGGCGCGGCAACGGCCCGGAGCGATGGCCGCCGTGATGGGCGGCGGCCCGGAGCAGGTCACGGCCCTGGTGGAGGAGGCTCGCCGGGACGGCGCCGAGCTGTGGGTGGCCAACCACAACAGCCCCCGGCAGACGGTGGTCGCCGGCAGCCGCACGGCCGTGGCGGCCACCGCCGCCCGGGCGGCCGGAGCCGGTCTGCGCTACGCCGTCCTGCCGGTCACCGCCGCCTGCCACAGCCCCTACATGGAGCCGGCCGGCACGGCGCTGCGCAGCGCCCTCGACCGGACGCCCTTCGCGTCCGGGACGATCCCCGTGGTGGCCAACGTCGACGCCCGGGCACACCGGGGCGGCGACCACTGGCGCGACCTGTGCGCCCGCCAGCTGGTCGGCCCGGTCCGCTGGGCGGACACCCTGCACGTCCTCCACGAGGAGCTGGACGCCACGGCGTTCCTGGACATCGGTCCCGGCGCCACCCTCGCCGGCCTGGCGAAGCGGACCCTGCCGAAGGTGCCGTCCCCCCGCTTCGAGGTCCCGGTCCCGCAGGCGGCCTGA
- a CDS encoding ribosomal maturation YjgA family protein yields the protein MTGISETRGTAAADPLRTRLAAACAAAATVGAGLGLRAVAAGDVAKYGGDALYTVLLLTLVVALAPRASPPAAAGSALAVSWAVEFLQLSPVPADLSRRSAVARLVLGSTFNPPDLLWYAVGAVAGWGVHTALRAGRAGGDPGPRPGPGPRPG from the coding sequence GTGACCGGCATATCCGAGACCCGCGGCACCGCCGCCGCCGACCCGCTGCGGACCCGGCTGGCGGCGGCCTGCGCCGCGGCGGCGACCGTCGGCGCGGGGCTCGGGCTGCGGGCCGTGGCGGCAGGCGACGTGGCCAAGTACGGCGGGGACGCGCTGTACACCGTCCTGCTGCTCACGCTCGTCGTCGCCCTCGCGCCCCGGGCGTCTCCCCCGGCGGCCGCCGGCAGCGCGCTGGCGGTCAGCTGGGCCGTCGAGTTCCTCCAGCTCAGCCCCGTGCCGGCGGACCTCTCCCGGCGCAGCGCCGTCGCCCGCCTGGTGCTCGGCTCCACCTTCAATCCCCCGGACCTGCTGTGGTACGCGGTCGGCGCGGTGGCGGGCTGGGGCGTCCACACCGCGCTGCGGGCCGGCCGCGCGGGCGGTGACCCCGGACCGAGGCCCGGACCCGGACCCCGGCCCGGCTGA
- a CDS encoding L,D-transpeptidase — protein sequence MPRIRVLTQACVRAAVVAALLAPLAACSSSGDPGGPDAKGPSGAAGRPVTVTVTPTGTKVQAGRTVTVTASGGRLTSVTVVDAEGHRLAGKVAADGRSWVSDRKAVPGAAYTVTAATRSEGGTAGSARSAFTTAAADKVNKVDWRPGAAATVGVAQPVSLVFDRPVKNRAEVEKQLRITTSDGTKGSWGWLRDWSGGDRVDWRPEAYWKPGTKVTLNAELNGTDAGPDGGWFVRDYTTSFTVGARQIVKVDLDSHQLTLERNGETVRRIPVSGGTPGGDKRSWRGTAVLMAKEGTINMNSETVGLGNAYDKMVDYSMRLTWSGMYAHAAPWNARFFGSANHSSGCIGMSDANAAWLYGQVRPGDPFEITGKDTKGVVAPGNGFGAWNLSWAEWQQKSALR from the coding sequence TTGCCTCGTATACGCGTACTCACCCAGGCTTGTGTCCGGGCCGCCGTCGTGGCCGCCCTGCTGGCACCGCTCGCCGCCTGCTCGTCGAGCGGCGACCCGGGCGGCCCCGACGCCAAGGGGCCGTCGGGCGCCGCCGGCCGTCCGGTCACGGTCACCGTCACGCCGACGGGAACGAAGGTCCAGGCGGGCCGGACCGTGACGGTCACGGCCTCGGGCGGCCGGCTCACCTCGGTGACCGTCGTCGACGCCGAGGGCCACCGGCTCGCCGGCAAGGTCGCCGCCGACGGCCGCTCGTGGGTCTCCGACCGCAAGGCCGTGCCCGGCGCGGCGTACACGGTGACGGCGGCGACCCGCAGCGAGGGCGGCACCGCCGGGAGCGCCAGGTCCGCCTTCACCACGGCCGCGGCGGACAAGGTCAACAAGGTCGACTGGCGGCCGGGCGCCGCCGCCACCGTCGGCGTCGCCCAGCCCGTCTCCCTGGTCTTCGACCGCCCGGTCAAGAACCGCGCCGAGGTCGAGAAGCAGCTGAGGATCACCACCTCGGACGGCACCAAGGGCTCCTGGGGGTGGCTGCGCGACTGGTCGGGCGGGGACAGGGTGGACTGGCGGCCCGAGGCGTACTGGAAGCCCGGGACCAAGGTCACGCTGAACGCCGAGCTGAACGGCACCGACGCGGGCCCGGACGGCGGCTGGTTCGTACGTGACTACACGACGAGCTTCACCGTCGGCGCCCGGCAGATCGTCAAGGTCGACCTCGACAGCCACCAGCTCACCCTGGAGCGGAACGGCGAGACGGTGCGGCGCATACCGGTCTCCGGCGGGACGCCCGGCGGCGACAAGCGCTCCTGGCGCGGCACCGCCGTGCTCATGGCGAAGGAGGGCACGATCAACATGAACTCCGAGACGGTGGGCCTGGGCAACGCCTACGACAAGATGGTCGACTACTCGATGCGGCTGACCTGGTCGGGCATGTACGCGCACGCCGCGCCGTGGAACGCCCGCTTCTTCGGCTCCGCCAACCACAGTTCGGGATGCATCGGGATGAGCGACGCGAACGCGGCCTGGCTGTACGGGCAGGTGCGGCCGGGCGACCCGTTCGAGATCACCGGCAAGGACACCAAGGGCGTGGTCGCGCCCGGCAACGGCTTCGGCGCGTGGAACCTCTCGTGGGCCGAATGGCAGCAGAAGAGCGCCCTGCGCTGA
- a CDS encoding lipid II:glycine glycyltransferase FemX has translation MSALLVPPSRVCQARDRGVPLRPITAETYRAFLATPDGAALGAGFLQCPSWADVKEGWRARLLGWGPDPEAGALTGVALVLLRQFPGTRKYFAYLPEGPVADWNDPDVDGWLDPLLEHLRRAGAFAVRIGPSPAYRRWDAALLKPLTGPGRRLGDVLASEVDPLGTAVAERLRARGWRRCGGDGSGGDGDAQPRHVFQVPLAGRTPQDLWSGLNQEWRRNVRRARKEGVEVVVGSAADLPEFHRLLGVTERRDGFRLGRSLAYYERQYAALNAEEPGRMRLYLARHRGEILAAHTLITVGRRAWYQTGASADHRREVRPSNALQWRMLLDAHALGADVYDMRGVPSTLDPDERAYGLLRWKLGTGGQVVETLGEWETPMTGSANHALHRAFQAYLNRR, from the coding sequence GTGTCAGCGCTGCTCGTGCCGCCCAGCCGTGTGTGCCAAGCCCGGGACCGGGGCGTGCCGTTGCGCCCCATCACCGCCGAGACCTACCGCGCCTTCCTCGCGACCCCCGACGGCGCGGCCCTCGGCGCCGGCTTCCTCCAGTGCCCGTCCTGGGCCGACGTCAAGGAGGGCTGGCGCGCCCGGCTCCTCGGCTGGGGACCGGATCCGGAGGCGGGCGCGCTGACCGGCGTCGCCCTGGTACTGCTGCGGCAGTTCCCCGGCACCCGCAAGTACTTCGCGTACCTTCCCGAGGGGCCGGTCGCCGACTGGAACGACCCCGACGTCGACGGCTGGCTCGACCCGCTCCTCGAACACCTGCGCCGCGCGGGCGCGTTCGCCGTGCGCATCGGCCCGTCACCCGCCTACCGGCGCTGGGACGCCGCCCTGCTCAAGCCGCTCACCGGCCCGGGCCGGCGCCTGGGCGACGTCCTCGCCAGCGAGGTCGACCCGCTCGGCACCGCCGTCGCCGAGCGGCTGCGGGCCCGGGGCTGGCGCCGCTGCGGCGGCGACGGGAGCGGCGGGGACGGCGACGCCCAGCCCCGGCACGTCTTCCAGGTGCCGCTCGCCGGACGCACCCCGCAGGACCTGTGGTCCGGGCTCAACCAGGAGTGGCGGCGCAATGTGCGCCGGGCCCGGAAGGAGGGCGTGGAGGTGGTGGTCGGCAGCGCGGCGGACCTCCCCGAGTTCCACCGGCTGCTCGGCGTCACGGAGCGGCGCGACGGCTTCCGGCTGGGCCGCTCGCTCGCCTACTACGAGCGTCAGTACGCGGCGCTCAACGCCGAGGAACCGGGCCGCATGCGGCTGTACCTCGCCCGTCACCGGGGAGAAATCCTGGCCGCCCACACGCTGATCACGGTCGGCCGGCGGGCCTGGTACCAGACCGGCGCCTCCGCCGACCACCGTCGCGAGGTCCGGCCCTCCAACGCCCTGCAGTGGCGCATGCTGTTGGACGCCCACGCTCTCGGCGCCGACGTCTACGACATGCGAGGGGTACCCTCCACTCTCGATCCTGACGAACGTGCGTACGGACTGCTGCGCTGGAAGCTCGGCACCGGGGGACAGGTCGTCGAGACGCTCGGGGAATGGGAGACACCAATGACCGGCAGCGCCAACCACGCGCTCCACCGCGCCTTCCAGGCATACCTGAACCGCCGATGA
- the murJ gene encoding murein biosynthesis integral membrane protein MurJ, protein MKRTPIPADAADAGSAEAPETTDAPEATKAPETTKATETTKATGSETASAGRSSAVMAAGSVVSRATGFVRSAVVAAAVGTIGPTADGYAVGNALPTIVYMLLLGGALNAVFVPELVKAAKEHDDGGAAYTDRLVTVCVVALLAITAAGVWAAPAIVDAYTDYTGPQAAMTTAFARYCLPQIFFLGLFTLLGQVLNARGRFGAMMWAPVLNNVVVMAVFGGYLALALGGGDTLTATETAVLGWGTTAGIAVQALALVPALRAARFRWRPRFDWRGSGLTRPLRSAGWLVLLVLANQAAYWVTTRLATTAGLDGDPGYGAYNNAYVLWVVPHGIVTVSVVTALMPRMSAAAADGDTAAVRRDVSHALRVSASAVVPAACALFALAQPVMALVFGYGRTSAEDTVAMAGILMAFAPGLVALSGQYVLSRTFYALSDTRTPFLLNLVIVALNAALSVAAAHLLPARWAVTGMAAAYSLALCAGWVVTGRVLSRRLAVAHPLRSSAVGAHGRLLLAAVPATALGYLAALGAAAAGALAAATAGAVVVVLTFALLARPLRLAELDTLLRGLRRRPGRT, encoded by the coding sequence ATGAAGCGGACGCCGATACCGGCCGACGCGGCCGATGCGGGGAGCGCTGAAGCGCCTGAGACCACAGACGCGCCGGAGGCGACGAAGGCACCGGAGACGACGAAGGCGACGGAGACGACGAAGGCGACGGGGTCGGAGACGGCCTCCGCGGGACGCAGCAGCGCCGTGATGGCCGCCGGGTCCGTCGTCTCCCGGGCCACCGGCTTCGTCCGGTCCGCCGTGGTCGCGGCGGCGGTGGGCACCATCGGGCCGACCGCCGACGGTTACGCCGTCGGCAACGCCCTGCCCACCATCGTCTACATGCTGCTCCTCGGTGGCGCGCTGAACGCCGTCTTCGTGCCCGAACTGGTCAAGGCCGCCAAGGAGCACGACGACGGGGGCGCGGCCTACACCGACCGGCTGGTCACCGTCTGCGTCGTCGCCCTGCTGGCGATCACCGCGGCAGGGGTGTGGGCGGCTCCCGCGATCGTCGACGCGTACACCGACTACACCGGCCCGCAGGCGGCCATGACCACCGCGTTCGCCCGCTACTGCCTGCCGCAGATCTTCTTCCTCGGACTGTTCACGCTGCTCGGTCAAGTCCTCAACGCACGGGGCCGGTTCGGCGCGATGATGTGGGCGCCGGTCCTGAACAACGTCGTCGTCATGGCCGTCTTCGGCGGGTATCTGGCGCTGGCCCTCGGCGGCGGCGACACGCTCACCGCGACCGAGACCGCCGTGCTCGGCTGGGGCACCACCGCCGGCATCGCCGTCCAGGCACTCGCCCTCGTCCCCGCGCTGCGCGCGGCCCGTTTCCGCTGGCGGCCCCGCTTCGACTGGCGCGGCAGCGGACTGACCCGCCCGCTGCGCTCGGCCGGCTGGCTGGTGCTGCTGGTGCTGGCCAACCAGGCCGCGTACTGGGTCACCACCCGGCTGGCCACGACTGCGGGCCTCGACGGCGACCCCGGCTACGGCGCGTACAACAACGCCTATGTGCTGTGGGTCGTCCCGCACGGCATCGTCACCGTCTCGGTGGTGACCGCGCTGATGCCCCGGATGAGCGCGGCCGCCGCCGACGGGGACACCGCCGCCGTGCGGCGCGACGTCTCGCACGCCCTGCGCGTCAGCGCGTCGGCCGTCGTACCCGCCGCCTGCGCGCTGTTCGCGCTGGCCCAGCCGGTGATGGCCCTCGTCTTCGGGTACGGCAGGACCAGCGCCGAGGACACGGTCGCCATGGCGGGGATCCTGATGGCCTTCGCGCCGGGGCTCGTCGCCCTGTCGGGCCAGTACGTGCTGTCCCGCACCTTCTACGCGCTCTCCGACACCCGGACGCCGTTCCTGCTCAACCTCGTGATCGTCGCCCTCAACGCGGCGCTGTCCGTGGCCGCCGCACACCTGCTGCCGGCCCGCTGGGCGGTGACCGGCATGGCGGCGGCGTACTCGCTGGCGCTGTGCGCGGGCTGGGTGGTGACCGGCCGGGTGCTGAGCCGCCGGCTCGCCGTCGCCCACCCCCTGCGCTCGTCCGCCGTCGGCGCGCACGGACGGCTGCTGCTCGCCGCCGTCCCCGCCACCGCCCTCGGCTACCTGGCCGCCCTCGGCGCGGCGGCGGCGGGCGCCCTGGCCGCCGCAACTGCCGGCGCGGTCGTCGTCGTCCTCACCTTCGCCCTGCTCGCCCGTCCGCTGCGGCTCGCCGAACTCGACACGCTGCTGCGCGGACTGCGCCGGCGACCGGGCCGGACCTGA
- a CDS encoding response regulator transcription factor yields MPRVLLIEDDPAVREGVELGLRRRGHEVRAAATGEAGLAALAEFRPDLLLLDLMLPGMNGVQVCRQVRERSQLPIIMLTARGDDFDVVIGLEAGADDYIVKPARTEVIEARIRAVLRRLDDGNPGRPAIEVYGALTVDRVGLTVAKAGRPLALAPSELKLLLHLCAAPEQVFSRQQLLEHVWEHSYHADARLVDACVARLRGKIEDEPGSPRYVQTLRGFGYRFGPL; encoded by the coding sequence ATGCCCCGCGTGCTCCTCATCGAGGACGACCCCGCCGTACGCGAGGGGGTCGAACTCGGTCTGCGCCGCCGCGGCCACGAGGTACGGGCGGCCGCGACCGGCGAGGCCGGCCTCGCCGCGCTCGCCGAGTTCCGCCCCGACCTGCTGCTGCTGGACCTGATGCTGCCCGGGATGAACGGCGTGCAGGTCTGCCGGCAGGTCCGCGAGCGCAGCCAGCTGCCGATCATCATGCTCACCGCGCGCGGCGACGACTTCGACGTGGTCATCGGCCTGGAGGCCGGCGCCGACGACTACATCGTCAAGCCCGCCCGCACCGAGGTGATCGAGGCCCGGATCCGGGCTGTGCTGCGCCGCCTGGACGACGGCAACCCGGGCCGCCCGGCCATCGAGGTGTACGGCGCGCTCACCGTCGACCGGGTCGGACTGACCGTCGCCAAAGCCGGCCGGCCGCTCGCCCTCGCCCCCTCGGAGCTCAAGCTCCTGCTGCACCTGTGCGCCGCCCCCGAGCAGGTCTTCAGCAGGCAGCAACTGCTGGAGCACGTCTGGGAGCACAGCTACCACGCCGACGCCCGGCTGGTCGACGCGTGCGTGGCACGGCTGCGCGGCAAGATCGAGGACGAGCCCGGCAGCCCGCGTTACGTGCAGACGCTGCGGGGCTTCGGGTACCGCTTCGGACCGCTGTGA
- a CDS encoding ATP-binding protein: MITGPRRGRPRRHDDGNGDGDERHGGTPAEERSRSRVRAFGLRTRLLLAFLLVAAVSAGTTAALTYREARNALLETAQDTAVTSFRDQVQQTGFSLPVRREGLEEVLRDIARKGKPHPWVVFAEYGSLRASSGENPVSTVITPELRRAATADPHGSFERVVKDGVPYLTIAMPTVFRASASTVLPSGLVLYAVMRMTDEQLNVDALLTAARDGALPGLVVALIPALLAARSVLRPVRELSRAARSMGSGRLDTRIPVRGSDELADLARTFNESAAQLERSVRELREAEERARRFASDVSHELRTPLAGMLAVTEVLDEDADDLDADTARAVRLVSAETGKLAVLVEDLMEISRFDARAAELNTDEVDVAEAIGKTLQHRHWTDGRVRVELPGGIRARLDPRRFDVVVANLVGNALRHGGAPVMVRLRTEERPPGPPVLVTEVVDSGPGIRPESLPHIFDRFYKADAARTRSAGSGLGLAITQENVKLHGGTIHAGNLPGGGAVFTVEIPLQAEEAGG, translated from the coding sequence GTGATCACCGGCCCCCGGCGCGGCCGGCCGCGCCGCCACGACGACGGCAACGGTGACGGCGACGAGCGACATGGCGGCACGCCCGCCGAAGAGCGTTCGCGGTCGCGGGTCAGGGCGTTCGGCCTGCGCACGCGCCTGCTGCTCGCCTTCCTGCTGGTCGCGGCCGTCAGCGCCGGCACGACGGCCGCGCTGACCTACCGTGAGGCCCGCAACGCGCTGCTGGAGACCGCCCAGGACACGGCGGTCACGTCGTTCCGCGACCAGGTCCAGCAGACGGGCTTCTCGCTGCCCGTGCGGAGGGAGGGCCTGGAAGAGGTCCTGCGGGACATCGCCCGCAAGGGCAAGCCGCACCCCTGGGTGGTGTTCGCCGAGTACGGCTCGCTGCGCGCCTCCTCGGGAGAGAACCCCGTCTCCACCGTCATCACGCCCGAACTGCGGCGCGCCGCGACGGCCGACCCGCACGGCAGCTTCGAGCGGGTCGTCAAGGACGGCGTCCCCTACCTCACCATCGCCATGCCCACCGTCTTCAGGGCGAGCGCGTCGACCGTGCTGCCCAGCGGTCTCGTCCTGTACGCCGTCATGCGGATGACCGACGAGCAGCTCAACGTCGACGCGCTCCTCACCGCCGCCCGGGACGGCGCCCTGCCCGGCCTCGTCGTCGCGCTGATCCCCGCCCTGCTCGCCGCCCGCAGCGTGCTGCGCCCGGTGCGGGAACTGAGCCGGGCGGCCCGCAGCATGGGCAGCGGCAGACTCGACACCCGCATCCCGGTGCGCGGCAGCGACGAACTGGCGGACCTGGCACGCACGTTCAACGAGTCGGCGGCCCAACTTGAGCGTTCCGTAAGGGAATTGCGTGAGGCAGAGGAACGCGCCCGCCGGTTCGCCTCCGACGTCTCGCACGAACTGCGCACCCCGCTCGCCGGGATGCTCGCCGTCACCGAGGTCCTCGACGAGGACGCGGACGACCTGGACGCCGACACCGCGCGGGCTGTACGGCTGGTCAGCGCGGAGACCGGAAAGCTCGCCGTGCTCGTCGAGGACCTGATGGAGATCTCCCGCTTCGACGCCCGCGCGGCCGAACTGAACACCGACGAGGTCGACGTCGCCGAGGCCATCGGCAAGACGCTGCAGCACCGGCACTGGACCGACGGCCGGGTCCGCGTCGAACTGCCCGGCGGCATCCGGGCCCGCCTCGACCCGCGCCGCTTCGACGTGGTGGTCGCCAACCTCGTCGGCAACGCCCTGCGGCACGGCGGCGCGCCCGTCATGGTGCGCCTGCGCACCGAGGAGCGTCCGCCGGGCCCGCCCGTGCTGGTCACCGAGGTCGTGGACAGCGGGCCCGGCATCCGCCCCGAGTCCCTCCCGCACATCTTCGACCGCTTCTACAAGGCCGACGCGGCCCGTACCCGCTCGGCCGGCAGCGGCCTGGGACTGGCGATCACCCAGGAGAACGTGAAGCTGCACGGCGGAACGATCCACGCGGGGAACCTGCCGGGCGGCGGCGCCGTCTTCACCGTCGAGATACCGCTCCAGGCGGAGGAGGCCGGCGGATGA